A DNA window from Desulfovibrio oxyclinae DSM 11498 contains the following coding sequences:
- the rpsG gene encoding 30S ribosomal protein S7, which yields MPRKGPVPKRQILPDPVYGSKLITRFINRLMLDGKKSTAERIFYQALEVLGEKTNEEPVKAFEKALDNVKPSLEVKSRRVGGATYQVPMEVRPDRQVALAIRWLIAYSRGRGEKGMISRLSGELLDAFNNRGGAVKKREDTLKMAEANKAFAHYRW from the coding sequence ATGCCTCGTAAAGGCCCAGTCCCCAAGCGGCAGATTCTGCCGGATCCGGTGTACGGCAGCAAGCTGATCACCAGGTTCATCAACCGCCTCATGCTCGACGGTAAGAAGAGCACCGCGGAAAGAATTTTCTACCAGGCTCTCGAAGTCCTCGGCGAAAAGACCAACGAAGAACCCGTCAAGGCTTTCGAGAAGGCCCTGGACAACGTCAAGCCCTCCCTGGAAGTCAAGTCCAGGCGTGTGGGCGGTGCGACGTATCAGGTTCCCATGGAAGTGCGCCCCGACCGTCAGGTCGCCCTCGCAATCCGCTGGCTCATCGCATATTCGCGTGGCCGCGGCGAAAAGGGCATGATTTCGCGTCTTTCCGGTGAACTGCTTGACGCTTTCAATAACCGTGGTGGTGCCGTCAAGAAGCGTGAAGACACGCTCAAGATGGCTGAGGCCAACAAGGCCTTTGCACACTACCGCTGGTAG
- the rpsL gene encoding 30S ribosomal protein S12 — translation MPTINQLIRNKRNKMVKRKKTPALHECPQRRGVCTRVYTTTPKKPNSALRKVARVRLTNGIEVTAYIGGEGHNLQEHSVVLIRGGRVKDLPGVRYHIVRGSLDTSGVADRRRGRSKYGAKRPK, via the coding sequence ATGCCCACCATCAATCAGTTGATCCGCAACAAGCGGAACAAGATGGTCAAGCGCAAAAAGACCCCCGCACTGCACGAGTGCCCGCAGCGCCGCGGCGTCTGCACCAGGGTCTATACCACGACTCCCAAGAAGCCGAACTCCGCGCTTCGCAAGGTTGCCCGTGTGCGTCTGACCAACGGTATCGAAGTGACCGCCTACATCGGCGGCGAAGGTCACAACCTTCAGGAACACTCCGTGGTTCTGATCCGCGGCGGTCGTGTCAAGGACCTTCCCGGTGTGCGTTACCACATCGTTCGCGGTTCCCTCGACACCTCCGGCGTCGCCGATCGTCGCCGCGGCCGTTCCAAGTACGGCGCAAAGCGTCCCAAGTAG
- the rpoC gene encoding DNA-directed RNA polymerase subunit beta', protein MTLDDLFTLRGAPNANMDGKGLKAIQISIAAPESIREWSFGEVKKPETINYRTFKPERDGLFCAKIFGPVKDYECNCGKYKRMKHRGIVCEKCGVEVIASKVRRERMGHIELAAPVAHIWFLKTLPSKIGTLLDITMADLEKVLYFDSYLVLDPGETPLKKLQVISEDQFLQVIDHFGEDAIEVGMGAETIKGLLEQLDLETLRVELREESRSTRSQTKKKKLTKRLKIVEAFLESGNKPEWMIMEVIPVIPPELRPLVPLDGGRFATSDLNDLYRRVINRNNRLRRLLELGAPEIIIRNEKRMLQESVDALFDNGRRGRAITGTNGRPLKSLSDMIKGKQGRFRQNLLGKRVDYSGRSVIVVGPKLKLHQCGLPKKMALELFKPFIYSELEKREIATTIKSAKKMVEREDLVVWDILEDVVREYPIMLNRAPTLHRLGIQAFEPLLVEGKAIQLHPLVCSAYNADFDGDQMAVHVPLSVEAQIECRVLMMSSNNIMSPSNGSPVINPSQDIVLGLYYLTSPRSFEPGEGMIFSDPDEVIRANDAGVISLHSRIKVRIDGKLEETTCGRILVHAIIPGKLPFDLVNCTLNKKNIGRLVGGAYRLAGTKASVILCDKLKDLGYEYATRAGVTIAVQDLKIPDKKPELIGTATAEVETIENQFRDGIITRTEKYNKVVDVWTKTTNDVSNEMMQEMSIDVISDPKTGKTEENPSFNPIYMMATSGARGNQDQMRQLAGMRGLMAKPSGEIIETPITASFREGLSILQYFISTHGARKGLADTALKTANSGYLTRRLVDVVQDVTIAEKDCGTVDGLELTHYIKGGEIKQRLAERVLGRVTMFDVYDEGTGELVIPANTLIDEAYADKLDNAGINSILIRSALTCRSKRGVCAYCYGRDLARGHLVNVGETVGIIAAQSIGEPGTQLTMRTFHIGGTASKEIEQSTIEAQHQGRVTFSRMRTVSNSEGQVMVLGKSCQVGIVDDQGREREKYVLPSGARLMVEEGQEVKKGTLMAEWEPFIEPFITDVAGYIRFHDIIEGKTVQEDRTSRSSYTVMEYRTTSYRPALSIVDKDGKVLTRPGSATPAHFSMPVGAILMAKDGDEVRAGDVIARKPRESSKTKDIVGGLPRVAELFEVRKPKDMGVVSEIDGVVTFGPDTKGKRKLIVTPETGEPREYLIPKGKHITVTDGDFVEAGDLMTEGSPELHDILKIKGEKHLARYLVEEIQDVYRFQGVNINDKHIEIIVRQMLKKVSIVDPGDTSFLMGEQVDKQRFQEENQKIVAEEGIPAVAQNLVLGITQASLSTDSFISAASFQETTKVLTEAALRGKSDYLRGLKENVIVGRLVPAGTGYRRYANTDIVVPEQPERSDKFLEELEENPLLV, encoded by the coding sequence ATGACGTTGGACGACCTGTTCACCCTGCGCGGAGCCCCTAACGCCAATATGGACGGCAAGGGACTCAAGGCGATCCAGATATCAATAGCCGCCCCTGAGAGCATCAGGGAGTGGTCTTTCGGCGAGGTCAAGAAGCCGGAGACCATCAACTACCGTACCTTCAAGCCGGAGCGCGACGGCCTTTTCTGTGCCAAGATCTTCGGCCCCGTGAAGGACTACGAGTGCAACTGCGGCAAATACAAACGCATGAAGCACCGCGGCATCGTGTGCGAAAAGTGCGGTGTCGAGGTCATTGCCTCCAAGGTGAGGCGCGAGCGCATGGGCCACATCGAGCTTGCCGCTCCCGTGGCGCACATCTGGTTTCTGAAGACCCTGCCTTCCAAGATCGGTACCCTGCTGGACATCACCATGGCCGATCTGGAGAAGGTTCTGTACTTCGATTCCTATCTCGTGCTCGATCCCGGCGAGACCCCACTGAAAAAGCTGCAGGTCATCTCCGAGGATCAGTTCCTTCAGGTTATCGACCACTTTGGCGAAGACGCCATCGAAGTGGGCATGGGCGCCGAGACCATCAAGGGTCTTCTGGAACAGCTCGACCTGGAGACCCTGCGCGTGGAACTGCGCGAGGAATCCCGCAGCACCCGTTCGCAGACCAAGAAGAAGAAACTTACCAAGCGACTCAAGATCGTCGAGGCATTCCTCGAATCCGGCAACAAGCCCGAGTGGATGATCATGGAAGTGATTCCGGTCATTCCGCCCGAGTTGCGCCCGCTCGTCCCCTTGGACGGCGGCCGTTTTGCCACCTCGGACCTCAACGACCTGTACCGCAGGGTCATCAACAGGAACAACCGCCTGCGCAGGCTGCTGGAACTCGGCGCGCCCGAGATCATCATCCGCAACGAAAAGCGCATGCTGCAGGAATCCGTTGACGCCCTGTTCGACAACGGACGCCGCGGCCGGGCCATCACCGGCACCAACGGTCGTCCGCTCAAGTCGCTTTCCGACATGATCAAGGGCAAGCAGGGCCGCTTCCGTCAGAACCTGCTCGGCAAGCGCGTCGACTACTCCGGTCGTTCGGTCATCGTGGTCGGCCCCAAGCTGAAGCTGCACCAGTGCGGCCTGCCCAAAAAGATGGCGCTGGAGCTGTTCAAGCCGTTCATCTATTCCGAGCTTGAAAAGCGCGAAATCGCCACCACCATTAAGAGCGCCAAGAAGATGGTCGAGCGCGAAGACCTTGTTGTCTGGGACATCCTGGAGGACGTGGTCCGCGAATATCCCATCATGCTCAACCGCGCACCGACGCTGCACCGCCTCGGCATTCAGGCTTTCGAGCCGCTGCTCGTCGAAGGCAAGGCCATTCAGCTGCACCCGCTCGTCTGCTCCGCATACAACGCGGACTTCGACGGTGACCAGATGGCCGTGCACGTGCCTCTCTCCGTAGAGGCGCAGATCGAGTGCCGCGTGCTGATGATGAGTTCCAACAACATCATGAGCCCCTCCAACGGCTCGCCGGTCATCAACCCCTCGCAGGACATCGTGCTTGGTCTGTACTACCTGACCAGCCCGCGTTCCTTCGAGCCGGGTGAAGGCATGATCTTCTCGGATCCGGATGAGGTCATCCGCGCCAACGACGCCGGCGTCATCAGCCTGCATTCGCGCATCAAGGTGCGTATTGACGGCAAGCTGGAGGAAACCACCTGCGGTCGCATCCTCGTGCACGCGATCATCCCGGGCAAGCTGCCCTTTGATCTGGTCAACTGCACGCTGAACAAGAAGAACATCGGCCGTCTGGTCGGCGGTGCCTACCGTCTGGCAGGCACCAAGGCCTCGGTCATTCTCTGCGACAAGCTCAAGGACCTCGGTTACGAGTACGCCACCCGCGCGGGCGTGACCATTGCGGTGCAGGACCTGAAGATTCCGGACAAGAAGCCGGAGCTCATCGGTACCGCCACCGCCGAGGTGGAGACCATTGAAAACCAGTTCCGGGACGGCATCATCACCCGTACCGAGAAATACAATAAGGTCGTCGACGTCTGGACCAAGACCACCAATGATGTCTCCAATGAAATGATGCAGGAGATGTCCATCGATGTGATCTCGGACCCGAAGACCGGCAAGACCGAAGAGAACCCGAGCTTCAACCCCATCTACATGATGGCGACCTCGGGCGCTCGAGGCAACCAGGACCAGATGCGTCAGCTCGCAGGTATGCGCGGTCTCATGGCCAAGCCCTCCGGCGAGATCATCGAGACGCCGATTACCGCGTCGTTCCGTGAAGGTCTGTCCATTCTGCAGTACTTCATCTCGACTCACGGCGCTCGTAAGGGTCTCGCGGACACCGCACTCAAGACCGCGAACTCCGGTTACCTGACCCGTCGCCTCGTGGACGTGGTTCAGGACGTGACCATCGCGGAGAAGGACTGCGGCACCGTGGACGGACTTGAGCTCACCCACTACATTAAGGGTGGTGAAATCAAGCAGCGTCTGGCCGAGCGTGTGCTCGGACGCGTCACCATGTTCGACGTGTACGACGAAGGCACCGGCGAGCTGGTCATTCCGGCCAATACGCTCATCGATGAAGCCTACGCCGACAAGCTGGACAACGCGGGCATCAACTCCATCCTGATCCGCTCGGCGCTGACCTGCCGCAGCAAGCGGGGCGTCTGCGCATACTGCTACGGACGCGACCTTGCCCGCGGTCATCTGGTCAACGTTGGCGAGACCGTCGGCATCATCGCGGCACAGTCCATCGGTGAGCCCGGTACCCAGCTGACCATGCGTACCTTCCACATCGGTGGTACCGCATCCAAGGAGATCGAGCAGTCCACCATTGAAGCCCAGCATCAGGGGCGCGTGACCTTCTCCCGTATGCGCACCGTCAGCAACTCCGAGGGCCAGGTCATGGTGCTCGGCAAGAGCTGCCAGGTCGGCATCGTGGACGATCAGGGCCGCGAGCGTGAAAAGTACGTGCTGCCTTCGGGCGCGCGTCTCATGGTCGAGGAAGGTCAGGAAGTCAAGAAGGGCACCCTCATGGCCGAGTGGGAACCGTTCATCGAACCGTTCATCACCGACGTGGCGGGTTACATCCGCTTCCACGACATCATAGAAGGCAAGACCGTGCAGGAGGACCGCACATCCAGATCCTCCTACACCGTCATGGAATACCGCACCACCAGTTACCGTCCCGCGCTGTCCATCGTGGACAAGGACGGCAAGGTGCTCACCCGTCCCGGCTCCGCAACCCCGGCGCATTTTTCCATGCCCGTGGGCGCGATTCTCATGGCCAAGGACGGCGACGAAGTCCGCGCCGGTGACGTCATCGCACGTAAGCCGCGTGAGTCTTCCAAGACCAAGGACATCGTCGGTGGTCTGCCGCGCGTTGCAGAGCTCTTCGAAGTCCGCAAGCCCAAGGACATGGGCGTCGTCTCCGAAATCGACGGCGTGGTGACCTTCGGCCCGGATACCAAGGGCAAGCGCAAGCTCATCGTCACCCCCGAAACCGGCGAGCCCCGCGAATACCTCATTCCCAAGGGCAAGCACATCACGGTTACGGACGGCGATTTTGTCGAAGCCGGCGACCTCATGACCGAAGGCAGCCCCGAGCTGCACGACATCCTGAAGATCAAGGGCGAAAAGCACCTTGCTCGCTACCTCGTTGAGGAAATTCAGGACGTGTACCGCTTCCAGGGCGTTAACATCAACGACAAGCACATCGAGATCATCGTTCGCCAGATGCTGAAGAAGGTGAGCATCGTCGATCCCGGCGACACCAGCTTCCTCATGGGCGAGCAGGTGGACAAGCAGCGCTTCCAGGAAGAGAACCAGAAGATCGTGGCCGAGGAAGGTATCCCGGCCGTGGCACAGAATCTGGTCCTCGGAATCACGCAGGCATCCCTGTCCACCGACTCCTTCATCTCCGCGGCCTCCTTCCAGGAGACCACCAAGGTGCTGACCGAAGCCGCGCTGCGCGGCAAGTCCGACTACCTGCGCGGCTTGAAGGAAAACGTGATCGTCGGCCGTCTGGTTCCGGCAGGTACCGGTTACCGCCGTTACGCCAACACCGACATCGTTGTGCCCGAACAGCCCGAACGTTCCGACAAGTTCCTCGAAGAACTGGAGGAAAACCCGTTGCTCGTGTAG
- the rpoB gene encoding DNA-directed RNA polymerase subunit beta, whose protein sequence is MGQLRKYFGKIENTLPFPHLLELQVDSYKRFLQDEVSPASRGDLGLEGVFRSVFPIEDFNRTASLEFVSYEIGEPKYDVDECISKGLTYETPLRIKVRLVVFDVDEETENRTIRDIKEQDIYFGTLPLMTEKGTFVINGTERVIVNQLQRSPGIIFEHDSGKSHSSRKVLYSARVIPMRGSWLDFDFDHKDILHVRIDRRRKMPCTVLLKAMGMTSADILNFFYDVEEYSIANGKVERKVVENQFRKEPAHIDLEAGDKVVTKKGALITKGAWRKLIRAGVEWIEVDPDAPIGLFAARDIVDSNGEVLVQAAEEISAESLTKLIEAGVTDLPVLHTKGSGVSSSLRDSLMLDKTTDTETAQIEIYRRLRPSSPPTPEVASSFFENLFRSSDYYDLSTVGRYKLNSRLGVDEDKDLRTLSNNDILQAIRELIRLKDEHGPADDIDHLGNRRVRPVGELVENQYRIGLVRMERAIKERMSLQEVATLMPHDLINPKPVAAVLKEFFGTSQLSQFMDQTNPLSEVTHKRRLSALGPGGLTRERAGFEVRDVHTSHYGRICPIETPEGPNIGLIVSLTCYAKVNDYGFIETPYRVVKDHQVTDDVIYMDASREAGEVVAQANSIIAEDRTFANPRVQTRITGDVQMSLREDVTLMDISPSQIVSISAALIPFLEHDDANRALMGSNMQRQAVPLLRAEEPLVGTGMEGIVARDSGACILAEEDGLVHYVDAERLILNYGNGFSPATGGTKHYELQKWHKSNQNSCFGQRSRVQVGQKVKKGDVLADGPAIEDGELAIGKNLLVAFMPWCGFNFEDSILISERMVKEDVYTSIHIEEFEVVARDTKLGPEEITRDISNVSEEMLRNLDDCGIIRIGARVKPDDIMVGKITPKGETQLTPEEKLLRAIFGDKARDVKNTSLKVPPGIDGTVVDVKVFNRRSGEKDERTKSIEEWELSKFDAKESKHIAALSDETREKIWQAAEGTTFARELSGARKAVLGKPGQPVTREAVFGVPVKKLLGIFDSEVNDQVKQLIADYENQVRAIKNIYDVKREKVTEGDDLPPGVIKMVKVYVAVKRKLNVGDKMAGRHGNKGVVSCILPEEDMPFFADGTPMDIVLNPLGVPSRMNIGQIMETHLGWAGYELGRQINRYMDEHDQLSEVRDEVKDIFKSDEIASLVDGMDDEEFVKAVRRVRRGIVAKTPVFDGALEEEIWDWLDRARVPRDGKMVLYDGRTGEPFHNRVTVGIMYMLKLHHLVDEKIHARSTGPYSLVTQQPLGGKAQFGGQRLGEMEVWALEAYGAAYLLQEFLTVKSDDVQGRVKMYEKIVKGDNFLEAGLPESFNVLVKELMSLGLDVTLKHEEKPVKQADRRIPYEETRNG, encoded by the coding sequence ATGGGTCAGCTCAGAAAGTATTTCGGTAAGATCGAAAATACCTTGCCTTTTCCCCACCTGCTCGAACTGCAGGTGGATTCCTACAAACGATTCCTTCAAGACGAAGTTTCTCCGGCCAGCCGGGGCGACCTCGGCCTCGAAGGTGTTTTTCGTTCGGTTTTTCCCATCGAGGACTTCAACCGTACGGCAAGTCTTGAGTTCGTCAGCTATGAAATAGGCGAACCCAAGTACGACGTCGACGAGTGTATCTCGAAGGGCCTCACCTACGAAACCCCGCTGCGGATCAAGGTCCGCCTTGTGGTTTTCGACGTGGACGAGGAAACCGAGAATCGCACCATTCGCGACATCAAGGAACAGGACATCTACTTCGGCACCTTGCCGCTGATGACCGAGAAGGGCACGTTTGTCATAAACGGCACCGAGCGCGTCATCGTCAACCAGCTGCAGCGCAGCCCCGGTATCATCTTCGAACATGATTCCGGCAAGTCGCACTCCAGCCGCAAGGTTCTGTATTCCGCCCGCGTCATCCCCATGAGGGGATCGTGGCTCGACTTCGACTTCGACCACAAGGACATCCTGCACGTGCGTATCGACCGCCGTCGCAAGATGCCCTGCACGGTGCTGCTCAAGGCCATGGGCATGACCAGTGCCGACATTCTCAACTTCTTCTATGATGTCGAAGAATACAGCATTGCCAACGGCAAGGTCGAGCGCAAGGTCGTTGAAAACCAGTTCCGCAAGGAACCGGCGCACATCGACCTTGAAGCGGGTGACAAGGTGGTCACCAAAAAAGGCGCCCTCATCACGAAGGGAGCCTGGCGCAAACTCATCCGCGCAGGCGTGGAGTGGATCGAAGTCGATCCCGACGCGCCCATCGGACTGTTTGCCGCACGCGATATTGTCGACAGCAACGGCGAAGTGCTCGTTCAGGCTGCCGAGGAAATCAGCGCTGAATCCCTGACCAAGCTGATCGAAGCAGGCGTTACCGACCTGCCCGTTCTGCACACCAAGGGTTCCGGCGTCTCCTCGTCCCTGCGCGACAGCCTCATGCTGGACAAGACCACGGACACCGAGACAGCTCAGATCGAGATATACCGCCGTCTGCGGCCCAGTTCGCCGCCGACGCCCGAAGTCGCATCCAGCTTCTTCGAAAACCTCTTCCGCAGTTCCGACTACTACGACCTCTCCACGGTCGGTCGGTACAAACTCAATTCCCGCCTCGGCGTGGATGAGGACAAGGACCTGCGGACCCTGAGCAACAACGACATCCTCCAGGCCATCAGAGAGCTCATCCGCCTCAAGGACGAGCACGGCCCGGCCGACGACATCGACCACCTCGGCAACCGCCGTGTGCGTCCTGTCGGCGAACTGGTGGAGAACCAGTATCGCATCGGCCTTGTCCGCATGGAGCGCGCCATCAAGGAGCGCATGAGCCTGCAGGAAGTCGCCACGCTCATGCCCCACGACCTCATCAACCCCAAGCCCGTGGCCGCGGTGCTCAAGGAGTTCTTCGGAACCTCCCAGCTCTCGCAGTTCATGGACCAGACCAACCCGCTTTCCGAGGTCACTCACAAGCGCCGCCTGTCCGCACTGGGCCCCGGCGGTCTGACCCGCGAACGCGCAGGGTTCGAGGTTCGCGACGTGCATACGTCGCACTACGGACGCATCTGCCCGATTGAAACGCCGGAAGGCCCGAACATCGGTCTGATCGTGTCCCTGACCTGCTACGCCAAGGTCAACGACTACGGATTCATCGAAACTCCGTACCGCGTGGTCAAGGACCATCAGGTAACGGACGATGTCATATATATGGACGCGTCCCGCGAAGCCGGCGAGGTGGTGGCTCAGGCCAACTCCATCATCGCCGAAGACCGCACCTTCGCGAACCCGCGTGTCCAGACCCGCATCACCGGCGACGTCCAGATGTCGCTTCGTGAAGACGTGACCCTTATGGACATCAGCCCGTCCCAGATCGTTTCGATCTCCGCCGCGCTGATTCCGTTCCTTGAGCACGACGACGCGAACCGTGCACTCATGGGTTCCAACATGCAGCGCCAGGCAGTGCCTCTGCTGCGTGCCGAGGAACCGCTGGTCGGAACCGGTATGGAAGGCATTGTTGCCCGCGACTCCGGAGCATGCATCCTTGCCGAGGAAGACGGTCTCGTCCACTACGTGGACGCCGAGCGCCTGATCCTCAACTACGGCAACGGATTCTCCCCTGCCACGGGCGGCACCAAGCACTACGAGCTGCAGAAGTGGCACAAGTCCAACCAGAACTCCTGCTTCGGCCAGCGTTCCCGCGTACAGGTGGGGCAGAAGGTCAAGAAGGGCGACGTTCTTGCGGACGGTCCGGCCATTGAAGACGGCGAGCTTGCCATCGGCAAGAACCTGCTCGTGGCGTTCATGCCCTGGTGCGGTTTCAACTTCGAGGACTCCATCCTCATCTCCGAGCGTATGGTCAAGGAAGACGTCTACACCTCGATTCACATCGAGGAGTTCGAAGTCGTCGCCCGTGACACCAAGCTCGGACCCGAAGAAATAACCCGCGACATCTCGAACGTTTCCGAAGAGATGCTGCGAAACCTCGACGATTGCGGCATCATCCGCATCGGCGCGCGCGTCAAGCCCGACGACATCATGGTCGGTAAGATCACGCCCAAGGGCGAGACGCAGCTGACCCCCGAGGAAAAGCTGCTGCGCGCGATATTCGGCGACAAGGCCCGCGACGTGAAGAACACGTCCCTCAAGGTCCCGCCGGGAATCGACGGCACCGTCGTCGATGTCAAGGTCTTCAACCGTCGCTCCGGCGAGAAGGACGAGCGTACCAAGTCCATCGAGGAATGGGAGCTGTCCAAGTTCGACGCCAAGGAAAGCAAGCACATCGCTGCGCTTTCCGACGAGACCCGCGAGAAGATCTGGCAGGCAGCAGAAGGTACCACCTTCGCCAGGGAGCTGAGTGGCGCCCGCAAGGCCGTGCTCGGAAAACCCGGTCAGCCGGTGACCCGCGAGGCCGTGTTCGGCGTCCCGGTCAAGAAGCTTCTCGGCATCTTCGATTCCGAGGTCAACGACCAGGTCAAGCAGCTGATTGCCGACTACGAGAATCAGGTGCGGGCCATCAAGAACATCTATGACGTCAAGCGCGAGAAAGTCACCGAAGGCGACGATCTGCCCCCGGGCGTCATCAAGATGGTCAAGGTCTACGTCGCCGTTAAGCGCAAGCTCAACGTTGGTGACAAAATGGCGGGCCGCCACGGTAACAAGGGTGTCGTCTCCTGCATTCTGCCGGAAGAGGACATGCCTTTCTTCGCCGACGGCACGCCGATGGACATCGTGCTCAACCCGCTGGGCGTTCCTTCCCGTATGAACATCGGGCAGATCATGGAAACCCATCTGGGCTGGGCCGGATATGAACTCGGCCGCCAGATCAACCGCTACATGGACGAGCACGACCAGCTCTCCGAAGTGCGCGACGAGGTCAAGGACATCTTCAAGTCCGATGAAATCGCTTCCCTCGTGGACGGGATGGACGACGAAGAGTTCGTCAAGGCCGTGCGTCGCGTCCGTCGCGGCATCGTTGCCAAGACTCCGGTCTTCGACGGTGCGTTGGAAGAGGAGATCTGGGACTGGCTGGACCGTGCCCGCGTGCCTCGCGACGGCAAGATGGTCCTGTACGACGGACGCACCGGCGAGCCGTTCCACAACAGGGTGACCGTGGGCATCATGTACATGCTGAAGCTCCACCACCTTGTTGACGAAAAGATACACGCCCGTTCCACCGGTCCGTACTCGCTGGTCACCCAGCAGCCTCTGGGCGGTAAGGCCCAGTTCGGCGGACAGCGGCTCGGTGAAATGGAAGTCTGGGCTCTCGAAGCCTATGGCGCGGCCTATCTCCTGCAGGAGTTCCTCACCGTCAAGTCAGACGATGTGCAGGGCCGCGTGAAGATGTACGAGAAGATCGTCAAGGGTGACAACTTCCTCGAAGCGGGACTCCCCGAGTCCTTCAACGTTCTGGTCAAGGAACTCATGTCCCTCGGCCTCGACGTGACGCTCAAGCACGAGGAAAAACCCGTGAAGCAGGCCGACCGCAGGATTCCTTACGAGGAAACCCGCAACGGCTAA
- the rplL gene encoding 50S ribosomal protein L7/L12: protein MADITKEQVVEFIGNMTVLELSEFISELEEKFGVEAAAPAAAVMAAPAAGGAEGAEEEEKTEFDVVLKSPGGNKIAVIKAVRAITGLGLKEAKAIVDEAPKPLKEGASKDEAEEAKKQLEEAGAEVEVK, encoded by the coding sequence ATGGCTGACATCACCAAAGAGCAGGTTGTCGAGTTCATCGGCAACATGACCGTTCTGGAACTGTCCGAGTTTATCAGCGAGCTGGAAGAGAAGTTCGGCGTTGAAGCCGCTGCTCCGGCCGCCGCCGTCATGGCCGCTCCGGCCGCTGGTGGCGCAGAAGGCGCTGAAGAAGAAGAAAAGACCGAATTCGACGTGGTCCTGAAGAGCCCCGGCGGCAACAAGATCGCCGTCATCAAGGCTGTTCGCGCCATCACCGGTCTCGGCCTCAAAGAAGCCAAGGCCATCGTCGACGAAGCTCCGAAGCCGCTCAAGGAAGGCGCTTCCAAGGACGAAGCCGAAGAAGCCAAAAAGCAGCTTGAAGAAGCTGGCGCTGAAGTTGAAGTCAAGTAA
- the rplJ gene encoding 50S ribosomal protein L10 — MNRQEKAQIIESLNERASKASIAVVSDFKGMSVEETNVLRDKLNEVGVDYQVVKNTLARLALEGTDHEHLSEQFKENCAVALGYDDPVAAAKALADFAKTSKKFELKFASLEGKYLDEAAVKELAKMPSRPELLSSMLGTMQAVPRNFVCLFANVQRKLLWALTAIKDQQETA; from the coding sequence ATGAATAGGCAAGAGAAAGCTCAGATCATCGAGAGCCTCAACGAGAGGGCCTCGAAGGCGAGTATTGCCGTCGTCTCCGATTTCAAGGGCATGAGCGTTGAAGAGACGAACGTCCTTCGCGACAAGCTCAATGAAGTCGGCGTAGACTACCAGGTCGTCAAGAATACCCTGGCCCGGTTGGCTCTGGAAGGTACCGATCACGAACACCTCTCGGAGCAGTTCAAGGAAAACTGCGCAGTTGCGCTGGGCTACGATGATCCCGTAGCAGCAGCCAAGGCGCTTGCGGATTTCGCCAAGACCTCGAAGAAATTCGAGCTGAAGTTCGCATCCCTTGAGGGCAAGTATCTTGACGAAGCGGCGGTGAAAGAGCTCGCCAAGATGCCCAGCAGGCCGGAGCTCCTCAGCTCCATGCTCGGCACCATGCAGGCTGTCCCGAGAAACTTCGTGTGCCTGTTTGCCAATGTGCAGCGCAAGCTCCTCTGGGCCCTTACTGCTATTAAGGACCAGCAGGAAACCGCGTAA
- the rplA gene encoding 50S ribosomal protein L1, translated as MPKHGKKYRNAVEGTDTTAKHDVEAGLQIAIDNAFAKFDETVDVAINLGVDPKYSDQMVRGAVSLPHGLGKDVRVAAFCKGDKEAEAKEAGADIVGADDLVEKIQGGWLEFDKAVATPDMMALVGRIGKVLGPRGMMPNAKTGTVTFEIGNAISELKAGKVEFKVDKAGVLHAPIGKVSFGAEKLQDNLRTLLDTINRMKPSSAKGTYMKAVAIATTMGPGVKVDPLSVRRFIGA; from the coding sequence ATGCCCAAGCACGGAAAGAAATACCGCAACGCTGTGGAAGGTACCGACACCACGGCAAAGCACGACGTCGAAGCTGGTCTCCAGATCGCCATCGACAATGCTTTCGCCAAGTTTGACGAAACCGTGGATGTCGCCATCAACCTTGGTGTTGACCCGAAGTATTCCGATCAGATGGTTCGTGGTGCAGTCAGCCTGCCCCACGGCCTCGGCAAGGACGTCCGCGTCGCCGCCTTCTGTAAGGGCGACAAGGAAGCCGAAGCCAAGGAAGCCGGAGCCGACATCGTCGGTGCCGATGACCTGGTCGAGAAGATTCAGGGCGGATGGCTCGAGTTCGACAAGGCCGTGGCCACCCCGGACATGATGGCGCTCGTCGGCCGCATCGGTAAGGTGCTCGGCCCCCGCGGCATGATGCCCAACGCCAAGACCGGAACCGTAACTTTCGAAATCGGCAACGCCATCTCCGAACTCAAGGCCGGTAAGGTCGAGTTCAAGGTGGACAAGGCAGGCGTCCTGCACGCTCCCATCGGCAAGGTTTCCTTCGGCGCTGAAAAGCTCCAGGACAATCTGCGCACGTTGCTCGACACCATCAACCGCATGAAGCCGTCCTCCGCCAAGGGCACCTACATGAAGGCTGTGGCCATCGCCACGACCATGGGCCCCGGCGTTAAGGTCGACCCCCTGTCGGTTCGCCGTTTCATCGGCGCGTAA